The DNA region GAGTCGCTGCCCTGGCTGCAGCGCTTCAACGACCAGATCATCGTGATCAAGTACGGCGGCAACGCCATGGTCAGCGATGAACTGCAGGACGCGTTCGCGTCCGATATCGCCTACCTGCGTTACGTCGGCGTCAAGCCCGTCGTCGTCCACGGCGGCGGACCGCAGATCTCCTCGATGCTCGACCGCCTGTCGATCCCCAGCGAGTTCAAGGGCGGCTACCGCGTCACCAGCACGGAGGCCATCGGCGTCGTGCGGATGGTGCTGACCGGCCAGATCAACCCGCAGCTGGTGGCCAAGATCAACGCGCACGGACCCCACGCCGCGGGCCTGTCCGGCGAGGACGCCGGGCTGTTCGGCGGACGTCGCCGCGGCGTCATCCTCGACGGGGTGGAGCATGACCTGGGCAGGGTGGGCGACGTCGTCGAGGTCGACCCGCAGCCGGTGCACGACCAGCTCGCCGCGGGCCGGATTCCGGTCGTCTCGAGCATCGCCCCGGACCTGGATCGCCCCGGACATTCGCTCAACGTCAACGCGGACGCGGCAGCCGCGGCACTGGCGGTCGCGCTCGGTGCCGCCAAACTCGTCGTGCTCACCGACGTGGCCGGGCTCTACGCCGACTGGCCGAACCGGGACTCGCTCGTCTCGCACCTGAGCACGACCGAGCTGCGCACGCTGCTGCCCACGCTGGAGTCGGGCATGATCCCCAAGATGCAGGCGTGCCTGGACGCGGTCGAGGGCGGGGTGGAGACGGCGGCGATCATCGACGGACGGGTGCCGCACTCGGTGCTCGTGGAGATCTTCACAAGCAAGGGAATCGGAACAGAGGTGGTCCTCGGATGAGTTGGCAGGATGACGCAGGGCGCGACCTGGTGCGCAGCTTCGGCGACCGGATGGAGCTGTTCGTCCGTGGGGAGGGCGCCTACCTGTGGGATGCGGACGGGCGACGCTACCTGGACTTCCTCGCCGGCATCGCGGTGAACTCGCTGGGTCACGCGCACCCGGTGTTCGTCGAGGCGATCGCGGCGCAGGCGGCGACGCTGGCGCACGTGTCGAACTACTTCGCCACGCTTCCGCAGCTGGAGCTCGCCTCTCGGCTCAAGCGCCTCGCCGGTACCGGTGACCGCGGCCGCGTCTACTTCGGCAATTCCGGTGCCGAAGCCAACGAGGCCGCCTTCAAGCTCGCCCGCCTGCACGGTGCGCCGACGGAGGGCGAGGCCGCGCGTCCGCGCATCCTCGCGCTGACCGACGCGTTCCACGGCCGCACCATGGGAACGCTCGCCCTCACCGGCAAGCCCTACATGCAGGAGCCGTTCCTTCCCATGGTTCCGGGTGTGGAGTTCATCGATTCCACCATCGAGGCGCTGGAGGCAGCACTGGATGACCGCGTGGCCGCGCTCTTCGTCGAGCCGATCAAGGGTGAGGCGGGTGTGCTGGATCTTCCCGAGGGGTACCTGCGCGCGGCCCGTGAACTCACGCAGCGGCACGGAGCGCTGCTGATCGTCGACGAGATCCAGACCGGTGCCGGTCGCACGGGGGAGTGGTTCGCCTTCCAGCACGCGGGCATCCTCCCCGACGCAGTGACCGTCGCCAAGGGCATCGGCGGCGGCTTCCCGATCGGCGCGCTGATCACCTTCGGCGAGGCCAGCGAGCTGTTCTACCCGGGTACGCACGGCTCCACGTTCGGCGGAAACGCACTGGGCACCGCCGTCGCCGGCGCGGTCCTCGGCGAGATCGAGAACGAGGGTCTCGTGGCCAACTCCGCCGAGCGGGGACGCCAGCTGCGCGCCGCCATCGGCGCGATCGACACGGCGCTGGTCGACGGATGCCGCGGCCAGGGCCTCCTGATCGGCGTCGCGCTGCGGCATCCGGTGGCCAAGGCTGTCGTCGCCGCCGCGCAGGAGCACGGACTGATCATCAACGCGCCCAACGACCAGACCATCCGCCTGGTGCCCCCGCTGAACATCGGAGACGTCGAGATCGACGAGTTCGTGCGTCTGTTCACCGCCGCGCTGCGGACGGTGGAGGACGCCCTGGTGCTGGAGACGCCGGCCGCGGCCGCCGCGAACGGGGTCTCGGCATGACCCGGCACCTGCTGCGCGATGACGACCTGACTGCGGCTGAGCAGTCCGAGATCCTGGACCTCGCCGTCGCCTTGAAGAAGGACCGGTGGAAGCTGAAGCCGCTCGCCGGCCCGGAGACCGTCGCGGTGATCTTCGACAAATCGTCCACGCGCACGCGCGTGTCCTTCGCGGTCGGGATCGCCGATCTCGGGGGGACGCCGCTGATCATCTCGACCGCGAACAGTCAGCTCGGCGGCAAGGAGACGCCGTCCGACACGGCCCGCGTGCTCGAGCGGCAGGTCGCGGCCATCGTCTGGCGCACCTACGCGCAGGCCGGCCTGGAGGAGATGGCCGCCGGCACCCGCGTTCCGGTGGTCAACGCGCTGAGCGATGACTTCCACCCGTGCCAACTGCTGGCGGATCTGCTGACGATCCAGGAGCACAAGGGCGAGCTGCGCGGGCTCACGCTGGCGTTCTTCGGCGACGGCCGCTCCAACATGGCCCACTCCTACATGCTCGCCGGGGTGACCGCGGGAATGCACGTGCGCGTGGCATCACCCGAGTCCTACTCGCCGCGCGAGGACGTCGTTGCCGATGCCGACCGGCGGGCCGCCGAGACCGGCGGTTCGCTGACGCTCTATACGGATCCGGTAGAAGCCGCCGCATCCGCCGACGTGATCGTCACCGACACGTGGGTGTCCATGGGCAAGGAGGAAGAGAAGCTGGCACGCCTGCGGGACCTCGGCCAGTACAAGGTCACGCGCGAGCTGATGTCCCTGGCCCGGCCGGACGCGATCTTCATCCACTGCCTTCCCGCCGATCGTGGTTACGAAGTCGAAGCCGAGGTCATCGACGGCCCGCAGAGCGTCGTGTGGGATGAGGCCGAGAACCGACTGCACGCGCAGAAGGCCCTCCTGGTGTGGTTGCTTCGTCAGGAGTAGCCCCACCCCCGGCCACCGCGGTCGGCTGGTTCGGGTCCAGGTGGGAGCGGCTGAACGGTGCGCAGCGCATCGGCGGTATCGACCTGGCCCGCGGCCTCGCGGTGATCGGCATGATCGCCGCGCACCTGCTGTGGCTTGCGGACGTCGACTTCGAGGACGCATCCACCTGGGTGGGCGTCGTGGAGGGCCGCTCCTCGATCCTGTTCGCGACGCTCGCCGGCGTGTCGATCGGGCTCGTCACGGGCGGCCGTCACCCGCTGCCGCCTCCGCAGCTGCGCGTGGCGCGCGGGCGGCTGGTGGTGCGGGCAGCGGTGCTCTGGGTGATCGGCATCCTCCTGATCGCCACCGGGGTGCCGGTGTACGTGATCCTGCCCGCGTACGCGATCCTGTTCCTGCTCGCTCTGCCCCTGGTCTCGCTCGGTGCGCGCGCACTGTTCCTGCTGGCCGGGGCGCTCGGCGTGGTGATGCCGTTCGCGGTCGTCGCCCTGGACCGCCTGCCCTTCTGGTCCACATGGAACGGACAGCTGGTGGACCAGGCCCTCGGGTGGCACTATCCCTTCCCGGTCTGGATCGCGTTCGTGGTCGCGGGCATCGGCGCCGCACGCTCCGGCGTCCTTCGCGCTGAGGTGCAGCTGTGGCTCCTGGGCGCCGGCGCCATTCTCGCGGTGGTGGGCTACGGCCTGCACGGCGCCACCGGAGCCCGTCAGCCGACCGAACCGACGTCCTTCTGGGGGGCGGTCTGGACGGCGGATCCGCACTCCAGCGGCGTGCTCGAGGTGATCGGCTCGGGGGGTTTCGCGCTCGCCGTGATCGGGTTCTGCCTGCTGGCGTGCCGGACCGTCCTGGTGTGGGTCGTCCTGCCGCTGCGCGCCGTCGGCGCCATGCCGCTGACCGCCTACACCGCCCAGCTGGTGATCTGGGCGATCGCCGCCACGGCGATCCTGGGCAATCCCGGCGACCTCGGCGGATTCCGCGACCTGGAGCCGTTCTGGCCCCTCACGATCGGCCTGATCGTCGGCTGTACGGCATGGGCGCTGCTGGTCGGCCGCGGCCCGCTGGAGTGGGCGATGGACCGGCTCGCACGAGTGCTGGTGCGGCGCGGTTAGGCTGAGCGGATGAGCGATACGAAGCCGGAAGGCACCAACGAGGGAGCCCTGTGGGGCGCGCGATTCGCGTCGGGACCCGCACCGGAGCTGGCCGCGCTGAGCCGCTCGACCCACTTCGACTGGGATCTCGCGCTCTATGACATCGCCGGTTCGCACGCGCACGCGAAGGCGCTCGCCGCCGCGGGGTACCTGAACGCCGACGAGGAGACGGCCATGCACGCCGGCCTCGACGCGCTGGCGCAGAGGATCGTCGACGGCACCCTGCTCCCCGGCCCGAACGACGAAGACGTGCACGGCGCGCTGGAGCAGGCGCTGATCGTCGCGGTGGGTTCCGAGCTCGGCGGCAAGCTGCGCGCGGGACGGAGCCGCAACGACCAGATCGCGACCCTGATCCGCATGTACATGCTGGATCACTCGCGCACCATCGCCCGGGACATCCTCCGAGTCGTGGACGCGCTCGTGGCGCAGGCCGAGGCGCATCCCGAGGCGATTATGCCGGGTCGCACTCACCTGCAGCACGCGCAGCCGGTGCTGCTCGCTCATCACCTGCAGGCCCATGCCTGGCCGCTGGTGCGAGACCTCGAGCGCTTGCGGGACTGGTCCGCCCGAGCGTCCGTGTCACCGTACGGCGGAGGCGCCCTCGCCGGCGCCACCCTGGGGCTGGACCCTCTGCTGATCGCGCGCGAGCTGGGGATGGCCCGCCCGGCCGAGAACTCCCTGGACGGCACGTCGGCGCGGGATGTCGTGGCGGAGTTCGCGTTCATCGCCGCCATGATCGCCGTGGACATCTCGCGGTTCGCCGAGGAGATCATCATCTGGAACACCCGTGAATTCGGTTTCGTCACATTGGATGACGGCTACTCCACCGGGTCGAGCATCATGCCGCAGAAGAAGAACCCCGACATCGCCGAACTCGCGCGCGGCAAGGCCGGACGCCTGATCGGCAATCTGACCGGCCTCCTCGCGACGCTGAAGGGACTGCCGTTGGCGTACAACCGCGACCTTCAAGAGGACAAGGAGCCGGTATTCGACTCGGTCCGGACGCTCGAACTCGTGCTGCCCGCCTTCGCAGGCATGGTGGCCACCCTTCGATTCGACACCGAGCGGATGGCGCAGCTCGCGCCGCAGGGCTTCTCGCTGGCCACGGATGTCGCCGAGTGGCTGGTCAAACGCGGCATCCCCTTCCGCGATGCCCACGAGATCTCCGGGGCGCTGGTCCAGCTGTGCGAGCAGCGCGGTCTCGAACTCGACCAGGTCACCGACGAGATGCTCGCCTCGGTGTCACCGCACCTGTCGCCGGACGTCCGGCAGATCCTCACGATCTCCGGTTCGGTCTCCAGCCGCGACGGAGTCGGCGGCACCGCGCCCGTGCGCGTGACCGAACAGAGGGCGGAGCTGATCTCGCGCGTTCAGGCCGCGGCACACGCTCTCGGTCTCTGACGGCGTCCCGGCCCGCTGACCGGGTGCCTCACCAGATCGCCAGGCGCACCAGCGCGCCGACGATGCACGCCCAGAGCAGGCTGGAAAGCGTCCCGATGATGAAGCGCTCGCGCGCCTCGGCGGCGGCGAGCTCGGAGAACCGGCCGACGCCCTTGATCGCCACGACGATGGCCAGCGCCTCCGGGAAGCCGACGATGAGGGACATCACCACCGCGAGTCGCTCGAGGTAGCCGATCGTCGTGCCGCCCCGCAGCACCTCCGTCGGCGCGGTGGGTTCGGCTCCGTCCGTGACGCCCGCGGCCTGAGCGTCGAGCATGATGCCGCCGTTGGCTCCGTCCCGCACCCGGCCGTGGGTGGCGATCTCGAGGATGCGCCGCGTGACCGGGTTCCCGCCCAGAACAGCCACCGCGGTGCCCAGCAGGGCGACGATCAGGCCCATCAGAAGCGGAACGTTGACGGGGGAGACCACGACGACGATCAGTGCCAGCAGTACCAGCACGCCTGCCGCGATGAGCGGGACGGTGCTCGGGCGCCGCAGGCTGAGAATGATCAGCACCAGCGCTGCGCACATCGCAAGGAACAGGAAGATCGACAGCAGTGCGACGATGATCGCCTCGGGGAAGAGCACGGGCATGCGGTCAGTCTTGCACGGGGTCCGTGGCCGAACCGGAGTCCAGAGCCGCCAGTGTGCGCTCCAGCGCGGGAATGGCGGCTTCCTCCAGACGGAGGCCGCCGGCTTTGGCCCGCAGGCTCACCGCCGTGGGCGTGATTCGCAGCCGCGCGGCGATGTCCTTCTGCGTCAGACCTTCCTCGAGCAGATCGGCGACTTCCCATCCCTGCGCGGAACGGCGATCGCGCAGATCGACCAGCAGGCGAAGATAGGCCTCGGCATCCTGCGCCGCACGGAAATCCGCGGCGGCCACCGCCACGCGACCGGGCGCGTTCTTGGCTCGATCCACGGCGTCACGGGCGAGCACGAACGCCGGCCCACGACCGGCGCGGATGTCGTCAGGGAGCGGCGTGTCCACGCTGCCCACGCCGAGCCCCACACTCCAACCGCCGTCGCGCAGCAACGCCAGCGCGATCGCCAGCGCGCCGGCGGCGCTGCCGGTGAGGGCCTGAAGCTCGTCGCCCGCGTTGCGCTGCACCGGGATCGCGAGTCGGTCACCGGCCGCCCGCTGGACCAGGTCCACTCCGGCGGGGACCAGGTCGGCGCTGGTCCGGCTGTCGCGCTGGTCCGCGGTGAGAACGAACACGGTCCTCCCCAGTGATAAGTCAATGAACTTCATTCAGTTGGATCATGCTACAAGACTTAACGGATCTGCGCGATGTGCCGGTGAAGCTCGCGGGCATATCTGAACTCGATGAGGTCCGTCGGCTTACCGGGGTCGGGCGCATCGAGGAGGCCGGCGGCCCGCTGATAACCTGGCACGCGTGTCTTCTCCCGCCCTGACTGCGAGCGTCCCCGCCAACGATCCGACGTTCGAGAACGTCTGGGACGAACTGGTGTGGCGAGGGCTCGTCCACGTCTCCACCGATCAGGACGCCCTGCGGGCACTGCTGGCCGGACCGCCCGTCGTGTACTACTGCGGCTTCGATCCGACCGCGCCGAGCCTGCACCTGGGCAACCTCGTCCAGCTCCTGGTCATGCGCCGGCTGCAGTTGGCCGGGCATCGGCCCCTCGGGCTGGTCGGCGGGTCGACCGGACTGATCGGGGATCCCCGGCCCACGGCCGAGCGGGTGCTGAACACCAAAGAGACGGTCGCCGAGTGGGTGGGCTACCTGCAGGCGCAGGTCGAGCGGTTCCTGAGCTTCGACGGCGACAACGCCGCCCGGATGGTCAACAACCTGGACTGGACCGCGCCGCTGAGCGCCATCGACTTCCTCCGGGAGATCGGGAAGCACTACCGGGTCGGCACGATGCTCAAGAAGGATGCCGTCAGCGCACGGCTGAACTCCGACGAGGGCATCAGCTACACGGAGTTCAGCTACCAGATCCTGCAGGGGCTGGACTACCGCGAGCTGTTCCTGCAGTACGACTGCGTGCTGCAGACCGGCGGCAGCGACCAGTGGGGGAACCTCACCAGCGGCGTCGATCTGATCCATCGCGCCGAAGGCAGGAGCGTGCACGCCATCGGCACGCCGCTGATCACCAACAGCGACGGCCGCAAATTCGGCAAGAGCGAAGGCAATGCGGTCTGGCTGGACGCGAAGCTCACCAGCCCGTACGCGATGTACCAGTTCTGGCTGAACACCGATGACGCGGACGTGGCGGACCGGTTGAAGGTGTTCACCTTCCTCACCCGGGCCGAGATCGAGCAGGTCGCGGACGCGCATGCCGCGGAGCCCTTCCGCCGCATCGGCCAGAAGCGGATCGCACTCGAGGTGACCAGCCTCGTGCACGGCCCGGATGCCGCCGCCGCGGCGATCGCGGCATCCGAGGCCCTCTTCGGCCAAGGCGACCTGACCGCGCTGGATGCCGGGACGCTGCAGAGCGCCCTGCGCGAGCTGCCGCACGCCGAACTGCCGCCAGGGACGCCGGTCGTCAATGCTCTCGTGGACACCGGCCTGGTCGGCAGCCTCAGCGAGGCTCGTCGCGCCATCGCACAGGGAGGGGTCACGCTGGATGGCGTCAAGGTGCCCGACGACACGGCCGTGGTCGCCGGATCGCTGCCCGGCGGGGTGTCGGTGCTCCGCCGCGGGAAGAAGACGCTGTCCGGCGTGTTCATCGCCGGAAACTGAGTCCTGCACCACCGCGCACCCGGTCGCCGCACGCATGCCGTTCACGCCGAGCCACGCCGTCGTCGCCCTGCCGTTCGTGCGGACGCCGCTGGTGCCCGCCGCGATCGCCGTCGGCGCGATGGCACCGGACCTTCCGCTGTTCGTGCGCGGACTGCCGCTGCACTACGGGCTCACGCACGACCTGTGGTGGCTGCCGCTGACCGTGGCGCTGGCACTGGCGCTGCTGCTGGTCTGGCGCTGCCTCCTGCGACCCGCGGTGCGCGAGCTGTGTCCTGACTGGCTCGCCGCACGCCTGCCGGAGTCGTGGGACGCCCCGCCCGGGGATGCGCTCCGGGAGACCTTCACGGCCCGCGCGGACCGACGGTCCGTCGACGACCGCGGCCAGGTGCGCAGCCCGTCGATGCGCGGCGCCCTGCTGCTGATCGCGTCGCTCGTCCTGGGTGTGCTCAGCCATATCGTGTGGGACCTGTTCACGCACGAGGGCCGCTGGGGGGTGCGCGTGCTTCCGGGGCTGGACCGGCCCTGGGGTCCGCTCGCCGGTCACACCTGGCTGCAGCACGGGTCGTCCGTGGTCGGCCTCGGCATCATCGCGGCGTGGGCGCTCCTCTGGCTGCGGCGCGCGGATCGACGCGAGCCGCCCCGCCGGGTGCTGCCGGCCGCGGTGCGCTGGGGATGGTGGGCCTGCCTGCCCGTGTTCCTGGTTCTGGCGTGGGTGATCGGCCTGGCGATGTTCGGCCCGCTCACGCAGAGCTGGACGATCCCGCACCTGGCCTATCGCGTGCTCCCGCCGGCGTGTGCGCTGTGGGGAGGCCTCACGCTCGTACTGGCCGTGCTCGTCCAGGTGGTGCGCGCGCCGCGTGCGGTCCGCCCCGGCTAAGGCCGGCCGGACCACGTCGGGGTGTCGCGTCCCCACGGTCGCGGCGGTCGGTAGTCCACCGGGCCGCCGGCGTACGCGAGCGCCGGTGCAGTGGTGACCAGCGTGATGCCGTCGATGTCGAACTTCTGCAGGTGCGGGGCGGGATCGACCACCGGATCGGACGGTTCGGGGGAGGAGCTGCGCGGCATGCCGAGCAGCTCAGCGGCGACGCGGCGGAGGGAGACGTCCACGAGCCACGATCCGCCATCGGCATCCTGGTGACGGAATGCCGACATCACCCCCGCCGCCAGAAGGTAGCCCGCGCTGTGGTCGAGAGCCTGTGCCGGCAGCGCGCCGGGTCGTTCGCCGTCGGGCGACTCGATCCAGGAGATCCCACTGGCGGCCTGCACCAGGCTGTCGAAACCACGGCGGTCCGCCACCGCGGGCTCTGCGCCCCAGGCGGTCAGACGCGCGACGACAAGGCCGGGATGCCGGTCGATGAGCTGGTGCGGCCCCAGACCGAGCCGTTCCATCGCCGCGGCGCGGTAGCCGGTGACCACGACATCGGCCGACGCCAGCAGTTCATCGAAGACGGCACGAGCGTGCGGCGCGTGCAGGTCCAGCAGCGCCGACCGCTTGCCGTGGCCGCTGTCCAGGTGCTGCCACTCCGGCTCCGGAAGTCCCGGGGGATCGATCCGCAGAACCTCGGCACCGAGAAGGGCGAGCGCGCGAGTGGCCACCGGTCCGGCGATCACGCGGGTCAGATCCAGCACGCGGATGCCGCGCAGCGGCGCCTCCCCGGCCCGCCCGGCGCGGGACCGGGGGTGCGCGGCGCCGGAGTGCCGGAGATGGACGAGGGGTGCACCGCGCAGTGCCGCATCGAGCGTCGGGTTCTCACGGGACACCGCCACGCACAGACCACCCGCGGATGTGATCGCCTGCGTCGCGACAGCCGCCGGCATTCCGCGGAGTGCGGCCGCCACGGTGATCGCGTCAGCCCCCGGCGTCAGCCCCAGTCCGCGTCGCAACTCCGCCGCATGGTGCGGGTAGTTGCCGTGCGTGCGGACCCAGCTGTCCGATGACCGGAAGAAGCCGGACAGCGGCGCCCACACCGGGGGCTGCTCGTCGTCGAGCAGAAGATGCCGTTCGCTGGAGTACGACACCGCGACGCGTGCCGGATCGAGAGCAAGGGCGCGCCCACCGCTGAGCGCCCCGGCCGCCAACGCAGACGCACCCACGCTCGCCCAGGCCAGAGATGCGACGTCCGTGCGCGCCGGGAGCGGAACCGGGGGCGCCGTGTCGATGAACGCGGAGGATGAGAGTGGGCCTCCGCCGAGTGCAGCCCAGGTGCGCTCGAGCAGCAGGCGCCGGGCGGAGGGGGAGACGCTCATGCCCCTCCCTCACGGACGAACAGGTGTGGGAGGGGCGAGTGCACGCGCATGGCTGGAGGCTACCGCCGCCGCAGCTCGGCCGACCAGCCGATCGTGAGGGCGACGTGAGTCCGTCGGATCCACGGAAAGCGCCCCCGACCAGGCAGACACGCCCGGGACACGGCCCGGATTTGCCAGCCCCCCAGGCCCCACGTAATCTATTGATTGTTCGCCCCACAGGGAAGCGGAGAGGCCGGAAGGCTTCACCCCCCTCAAGTGGAGAACCACCCCCCATCCTTTCGAACTCTCATTGAGAGTTCGTGCCTCCGGGTTTAGGATGGAGGTCCTCACTCCTCGAAGCTGTCGATGAGTGCTGTTCGCTGACGTCTGAACGTCACGAACGGCCGATTTGACAGGCTGACGGAATGGGGTAAGATAGATGAGCTGCCCCGCGGACTGGCTGATACGCCGAAGCGCAGGGCACCTGATCTCTCTTCGTGAGACGCGGTCGATGATCGTGCTTCCGGCGGAAACGTTGGATTGTGCGGATTTGACAGGCGGGTCGCGGGGAATAAGATAGAGAAGTTGCCCTGATGGGGATGCCGAGAGGCTGACCTGCGGGAGCATCCGATCCTTGAGAACTCAACAGCGTGCACTTGTCAAATGCCAAAAAACCTCGCGGTCAGCTTTGCTGGCCGGTGAGATTCTTTTGAGATTAAACGGATTTGTCAGTAATGACATCCGATCGTCAGTTCAAACTCGCTCGGTCGAACCTATTCCGGTTCGTTCGCAGCAAAATTCTTTTACGGAGAGTTTGATCCTGGCTCAGGATGAACGCTGGCGGCGTGCTTAACACATGCAAGTCGAACGGTGAAGGAGAGCTTGCTCTCTGGATCAGTGGCGAACGGGTGAGTAACACGTGAGCAATCTGCCCCTGACTCTGGGATAAGCGCTGGAAACGGCGTCTAATACCGGATACGAGCTGCGAAGGCATCTTCAGCAGCTGGAAAGAACTTCGGTCAGGGATGAGCTCGCGGCCTATCAGCTAGTTGGTGAGGTAATGGCTCACCAAGGCGTCGACGGGTAGCCGGCCTGAGAGGGTGACCGGCCACACTGGGACTGAGACACGGCCCAGACTCCTACGGGAGGCAGCAGTGGGGAATATTGCACAATGGGCGCAAGCCTGATGCAGCAACGCCGCGTGAGGGACGACGGCCTTCGGGTTGTAAACCTCTTTTAGCAGGGAAGAAGCGAAAGTGACGGTACCTGCAGAAAAAGCACCGGCTAACTACGTGCCAGCAGCCGCGGTAATACGTAGGGTGCAAGCGTTATCCGGAATTATTGGGCGTAAAGAGCTCGTAGGCGGTTTGTCGCGTCTGCTGTGAAACCCCGAGGCTCAACCTCGGGCCTGCAGTGGGTACGGGCAGACTAGAGTGCGGTAGGGGAGATTGGAATTCCTGGTGTAGCGGTGGAATGCGCAGATATCAGGAGGAACACCGATGGCGAAGGCAGATCTCTGGGCCGTAACTGACGCTGAGGAGCGAAAGGGTGGGGAGCAAACAGGCTTAGATACCCTGGTAGTCCACCCCGTAAACGTTGGGAACTAGTTGTGGGGTCCATTCCACGGATTCCGTGACGCAGCTAACGCATTAAGTTCCCCGCCTGGGGAGTACGGCCGCAAGGCTAAAACTCAAAGGAATTGACGGGGACCCGCACAAGCGGCGGAGCATGCGGATTAATTCGATGCAACGCGAAGAACCTTACCAAGGCTTGACATATACGAGAACGGGCCAGAAATGGTCAACTCTTTGGACACTCGTAAACAGGTGGTGCATGGTTGTCGTCAGCTCGTGTCGTGAGATGTTGGGTTAAGTCCCGCAACGAGCGCAACCCTCGTTCTATGTTGCCAGCACGTAATGGTGGGAACTCATGGGATACTGCCGGGGTCAACTCGGAGGAAGGTGGGGATGACGTCAAATCATCATGCCCCTTATGTCTTGGGCTTCACGCATGCTACAATGGCCGGTACAAAGGGCTGCAATACCGTAAGGTGGAGCGAATCCCAAAAAGCCGGTCCCAGTTCGGATTGAGGTCTGCAACTCGACCTCATGAAGTCGGAGTCGCTAGTAATCGCAGATCAGCAACGCTGCGGTGAATACGTTCCCGGGTCTTGTACACACCGCCCGTCAAGTCATGAAAGTCGGTAACACCTGAAGCCGGTGGCCCAACCCTTGTGGAGGGAGCCGTCGAAGGTGGGATTGGTAATTAGGACTAAGTCGTAACAAGGTAGCCGTACCGGAAGGTGCGGCTGGATCACCTCCTTTCTAAGGAGCATCTGGCACTCTTCGGGGTGTCCAGGCGCCGGATTCGGGACGTATGTTCTCGACCGGTAGCTCATGGGTGGAACATTTGATGAGGTGCGAAGGAAGGTGTTTTTCACTCAGTACGCTGCTTGCAGCCGGAACGGTGGGGGATGGTGGAGATCGCACATGCACGCTGTTGGGTCCTGAGGGACCGGATGTGCTCGGATTTTTTCGGGCCAGACGATTACTCAGGACCTTTTCTGGTTTGCCGGTTTCGGTGAGCGGGGGAGGGTACCGCCCGTACTTTGAGAACTACACAGTGGA from Microbacterium sp. zg-B185 includes:
- the argB gene encoding acetylglutamate kinase; the encoded protein is MTDVDLQVTDPAEASAKAATLIESLPWLQRFNDQIIVIKYGGNAMVSDELQDAFASDIAYLRYVGVKPVVVHGGGPQISSMLDRLSIPSEFKGGYRVTSTEAIGVVRMVLTGQINPQLVAKINAHGPHAAGLSGEDAGLFGGRRRGVILDGVEHDLGRVGDVVEVDPQPVHDQLAAGRIPVVSSIAPDLDRPGHSLNVNADAAAAALAVALGAAKLVVLTDVAGLYADWPNRDSLVSHLSTTELRTLLPTLESGMIPKMQACLDAVEGGVETAAIIDGRVPHSVLVEIFTSKGIGTEVVLG
- a CDS encoding acetylornithine transaminase, which encodes MSWQDDAGRDLVRSFGDRMELFVRGEGAYLWDADGRRYLDFLAGIAVNSLGHAHPVFVEAIAAQAATLAHVSNYFATLPQLELASRLKRLAGTGDRGRVYFGNSGAEANEAAFKLARLHGAPTEGEAARPRILALTDAFHGRTMGTLALTGKPYMQEPFLPMVPGVEFIDSTIEALEAALDDRVAALFVEPIKGEAGVLDLPEGYLRAARELTQRHGALLIVDEIQTGAGRTGEWFAFQHAGILPDAVTVAKGIGGGFPIGALITFGEASELFYPGTHGSTFGGNALGTAVAGAVLGEIENEGLVANSAERGRQLRAAIGAIDTALVDGCRGQGLLIGVALRHPVAKAVVAAAQEHGLIINAPNDQTIRLVPPLNIGDVEIDEFVRLFTAALRTVEDALVLETPAAAAANGVSA
- the argF gene encoding ornithine carbamoyltransferase; this encodes MTRHLLRDDDLTAAEQSEILDLAVALKKDRWKLKPLAGPETVAVIFDKSSTRTRVSFAVGIADLGGTPLIISTANSQLGGKETPSDTARVLERQVAAIVWRTYAQAGLEEMAAGTRVPVVNALSDDFHPCQLLADLLTIQEHKGELRGLTLAFFGDGRSNMAHSYMLAGVTAGMHVRVASPESYSPREDVVADADRRAAETGGSLTLYTDPVEAAASADVIVTDTWVSMGKEEEKLARLRDLGQYKVTRELMSLARPDAIFIHCLPADRGYEVEAEVIDGPQSVVWDEAENRLHAQKALLVWLLRQE
- a CDS encoding DUF1624 domain-containing protein translates to MVASSGVAPPPATAVGWFGSRWERLNGAQRIGGIDLARGLAVIGMIAAHLLWLADVDFEDASTWVGVVEGRSSILFATLAGVSIGLVTGGRHPLPPPQLRVARGRLVVRAAVLWVIGILLIATGVPVYVILPAYAILFLLALPLVSLGARALFLLAGALGVVMPFAVVALDRLPFWSTWNGQLVDQALGWHYPFPVWIAFVVAGIGAARSGVLRAEVQLWLLGAGAILAVVGYGLHGATGARQPTEPTSFWGAVWTADPHSSGVLEVIGSGGFALAVIGFCLLACRTVLVWVVLPLRAVGAMPLTAYTAQLVIWAIAATAILGNPGDLGGFRDLEPFWPLTIGLIVGCTAWALLVGRGPLEWAMDRLARVLVRRG
- the argH gene encoding argininosuccinate lyase, coding for MSDTKPEGTNEGALWGARFASGPAPELAALSRSTHFDWDLALYDIAGSHAHAKALAAAGYLNADEETAMHAGLDALAQRIVDGTLLPGPNDEDVHGALEQALIVAVGSELGGKLRAGRSRNDQIATLIRMYMLDHSRTIARDILRVVDALVAQAEAHPEAIMPGRTHLQHAQPVLLAHHLQAHAWPLVRDLERLRDWSARASVSPYGGGALAGATLGLDPLLIARELGMARPAENSLDGTSARDVVAEFAFIAAMIAVDISRFAEEIIIWNTREFGFVTLDDGYSTGSSIMPQKKNPDIAELARGKAGRLIGNLTGLLATLKGLPLAYNRDLQEDKEPVFDSVRTLELVLPAFAGMVATLRFDTERMAQLAPQGFSLATDVAEWLVKRGIPFRDAHEISGALVQLCEQRGLELDQVTDEMLASVSPHLSPDVRQILTISGSVSSRDGVGGTAPVRVTEQRAELISRVQAAAHALGL
- a CDS encoding SatD family protein, which encodes MKFIDLSLGRTVFVLTADQRDSRTSADLVPAGVDLVQRAAGDRLAIPVQRNAGDELQALTGSAAGALAIALALLRDGGWSVGLGVGSVDTPLPDDIRAGRGPAFVLARDAVDRAKNAPGRVAVAAADFRAAQDAEAYLRLLVDLRDRRSAQGWEVADLLEEGLTQKDIAARLRITPTAVSLRAKAGGLRLEEAAIPALERTLAALDSGSATDPVQD
- the tyrS gene encoding tyrosine--tRNA ligase translates to MSSPALTASVPANDPTFENVWDELVWRGLVHVSTDQDALRALLAGPPVVYYCGFDPTAPSLHLGNLVQLLVMRRLQLAGHRPLGLVGGSTGLIGDPRPTAERVLNTKETVAEWVGYLQAQVERFLSFDGDNAARMVNNLDWTAPLSAIDFLREIGKHYRVGTMLKKDAVSARLNSDEGISYTEFSYQILQGLDYRELFLQYDCVLQTGGSDQWGNLTSGVDLIHRAEGRSVHAIGTPLITNSDGRKFGKSEGNAVWLDAKLTSPYAMYQFWLNTDDADVADRLKVFTFLTRAEIEQVADAHAAEPFRRIGQKRIALEVTSLVHGPDAAAAAIAASEALFGQGDLTALDAGTLQSALRELPHAELPPGTPVVNALVDTGLVGSLSEARRAIAQGGVTLDGVKVPDDTAVVAGSLPGGVSVLRRGKKTLSGVFIAGN